The Candidatus Methylomirabilis sp. sequence CTCGTCCACCAGGATGTAGCGCCAGAGATCCTGGTAGGCAGCCAGCACTTCCTGGTGCTCCTCAAAGAGGCGCACCGTCGCCATGAGTAGATCGTCGAAGTCGAGCGCCTGCAGACCCTCCAATCGCTCCTGATACATGATGTACAGCTTGGCGGTTCGCTCCTCCATGTGGTCATTGGCCTGCAGTGCATACTCCTCGGCGGAGAGCAGCTCGTTCTTGGCGCGACTGATACGGGACAGGACCGCACGGGGGTTGACCGCGCGCTCGGACAAGCCCAGCCCCCGCAGACAATCCCGCATCAGGCTCATCTGATCGCCCTCATCATAGATGACGAAGGAGCTCTTCAAGCCCAACGCCGAGCCATGCTTCCGCAGAATCCGAACGCAGGTAGAATGAAACGTCCCGACCCAGACCCCTTCGACGCCCCAGCCGCTCGTCCTGAGTCCTTCGACTTTGCTCAGGACAGGCTTGTCGAAGCCTGTGGTGAGCTCTGTCGAACCAGATGCGGCTGGGGTGCTCAGGGCAGGGCTGATATCGGCTTGTCCCAAGAGGTCCGCCACTCGGCGCTTCATTTCACCGGCCGCCTTGTTGGTGAAGGTGACCGCTAGTATATTCCAGGGTGGGACCCCGCAGTGGCCGATCAGATAGGCGATCCGCCTGGTGATCACCCGGGTCTTCCCCGATCCGGCCCCCGCCAGCACCAGCAGCGGCCCCTCGGTGTGCAGGACCGCCTCTTCCTGTCTGGGATTGAGGCCCTCCAAGATTACGTCAGTGTTCACTTCGGCGTGCCCCTACGTCGGTTGGCCGTTCTACGTTAATAATCTCGGCTTCATCATAGGCGAACCCGCCCGATGCGACAAGCGATATTTCGCGTGTGAAGCCTTGTCGGAGATGGGTTCCAGTGCTGGAGCAGGTACTCCCGAAAGAAGGGCAGTTTCAGGAATCTTGACCACGCCTGAAGATGATGCTAGAGTTGCATCATAATGATGCATTATATGCAACATCACAGGAGGCGTCAATGAAGGCGATCACACTGCGAAATCTGCCACCCGAGCTCACCAGGATTATTCGCCAGAAGGCCGACGAGCAGCACGCGAGCATCAACAAGGTGGTCATCAGCCTGTTGGAGAAAAGCGTAGGGGTTCGAAGAAAGAAAGGTGAGGTGACCCTGCACCACGATCTGGATGCGCTGGCCGGGACGTGGACGCGCGAAGAGGCCGCAGCCTTCAACAGAGCCCTGACCAGGCAGCGTGCTATTGATCCGGATCTGTGGCGACGATGAGTCGGGCGATGGTGGACACATCGGCCTACTCGGCGTTCATGCGAGGTCACCCGGAATTCACGCATGCTCTCCAGCAGACCGACGAGATCTATCTTAATGCCGTCATTATAGGTGAACTGCTTGCAGGTTTTATGCGTGGAAAGTACAGAAAAAAGAACCAATTAGAGCTACAGCAGTTCCTGACATCACCGCGAGTGAGCATCGTAGCAATCAATGAGGAGACCGCCGAAAGGTACGCGGTGATCCTCGATGCGCTCTGGAAGGCAGGTACTCCTATACCCACGAACGACATCTGGATCGCGGCAAGCGCCATGCAACACGGGTGTCGCCTCATAAGTGCGGACGCACATTATCAGAAGGTCGGTCAAATCATCGTGGAGTATTTTGAGGTGTCCTGATGTCATGCCAAGTCGAAGATACGGCATTACGATGACGGCATTGCGCGGATCGGCGTCATACTGATCTTGACAGCGACCTATATTCATAATGTACTACTTGAAATATCGTTGATAAGTGTGTTTAAACACATAATAAGTATGTTAAGCCAAAG is a genomic window containing:
- a CDS encoding type II toxin-antitoxin system VapC family toxin — its product is MVDTSAYSAFMRGHPEFTHALQQTDEIYLNAVIIGELLAGFMRGKYRKKNQLELQQFLTSPRVSIVAINEETAERYAVILDALWKAGTPIPTNDIWIAASAMQHGCRLISADAHYQKVGQIIVEYFEVS